From the Mastacembelus armatus chromosome 14, fMasArm1.2, whole genome shotgun sequence genome, one window contains:
- the LOC113143191 gene encoding alpha-crystallin B chain-like — translation MDIPIQFPWYRRIFPHRPSDLSLAEPLTDWPLMWPLSWSLPWIRPSFTRWFNWHDNGHSEMRMEKDRFVIYLDVKHFSPEELSVNISDDFITIHAKHEDRQDDHGFVSREFLRKYRLPAGVSGADVTSSLSHDGVLTITAPRTSPGPERNIPISCEDGKKTQKI, via the exons ATGGATATCCCCATCCAGTTTCCCTGGTACCGTCGGATCTTCCCACATCGACCCTCTGACCTCTCCTTGGCAGAACCTCTCACCGACTGGCCCCTGATGTGGCCTTTGTCCTGGTCTTTACCCTGGATACGCCCTTCCTTCACACGCTGGTTCAACTGGCATGACAACGGACACAGTGAG ATGCGCATGGAAAAGGATCGCTTTGTCATTTATCTGGATGTGAAGCATTTCTCCCCTGAAGAACTGTCTGTCAATATCAGTGATGATTTCATCACAATACACGCCAAACATGAAGACAGACAG GATGACCATGGCTTTGTGTCAAGAGAGTTTCTGCGGAAGTACAGGCTTCCTGCCGGAGTGTCAGGTGCTGATGTCACTTCCAGTCTTTCACATGATGGTGTGCTGACAATCACTGCACCTCGGACATCTCCCGGCCCAGAGCGCAATATTCCTATTTCTTGTGAAGATggaaaaaagacacagaaaatataa
- the LOC113143389 gene encoding mitochondrial import receptor subunit TOM40B, whose protein sequence is MGSVLAVSSGAGHHNWPFSKDPSPSRWDAHPAHWDSPPRWERRDGRLPNPGSFHSLHRSCKDVFPQQIEGVKMIINKTLSSFFKVSHTLHLSAVSPSYYRFHVEHLQSDDYSKDKDAPALIGEMDSSGSLNAHALLHLTERVRARSVFQTQQSQFVTWQFETEYRGNDFTAAVTIANPDVIRESVILVAHFLQSVSSGLVLGGELVYHRGRAEEGGILTLAGQYSRPNWVATLNAGKGGAHASYYHRANKQIQVGVEFEASTRTQETTTSFGYQMELPEANMVFRGMINSRCIIGGVLEKRLTPLPATLIMGAFVNHRGDKLQVGLGVNVG, encoded by the exons ATGGGCAGCGTTCTGGCTGTGTCTTCCGGCGCGGGCCACCACAACTGGCCTTTCTCGAAGGACCCTTCTCCTTCTCGTTGGGATGCACATCCTGCTCACTGGGACAGTCCGCCACGCTGGGAGAGGAGAGATGGCCGCCTACCCAACCCAGGCAGCTTTCACTCTCTCCACAGGAGCTGCAAAG ATGTTTTTCCTCAACAGATTGAGGGAGTTAAGATGATCATTAATAAAACTCTTAGCAGCTTCTTCAAG GTCAGTCACACTCTCCATCTCAGTGCTGTTAGTCCTTCATACTATCGATTTCATGTGGAGCATCTGCAGTCTGATGATTACAGCAAAGACAAG GATGCCCCAGCATTAATTGGTGAGATGGACTCTTCAGGAAGTCTGAACGCTCATGCTCTGCTGCATCTCACCGAACGCGTACGAGCCAGATCGGTGTTCCAG ACCCAACAGTCCCAGTTTGTAACGTGGCAGTTTGAGACTGAGTACAGAGGGAATGacttcactgctgctgtgacaatAGCCAATCCAGACGTCATCAGAGAGTCAG TTATCCTTGTGGCACACTTCCTGCAGAGTGTGTCATCTGGACTGGTGTTAGGAGGGGAGTTGGTCTACCATCGGGGAAgagcagaggaaggaggaatTCTCACATTAGCTGGACAATACTCaa GACCAAACTGGGTGGCAACGCTGAATGCTGGGAAGGGAGGTGCCCATGCCAGCTACTATCACAGAGCCAACAAACAG attCAAGTTGGAGTTGAGTTTGAAGCCAGTACCAGGACACAGGAGACCACAACCTCTTTTGGGTACCAAATGGAGCTCCCAGAGGCCAACATGGTATTTCGAG GTATGATAAATAGTCGGTGCATAATAGGGGGCGTGTTGGAGAAGCGTCTGACCCCGCTTCCTGCAACCCTGATTATGGGTGCCTTTGTAAATCACAGAGGTGACAAGCTGCAGGTGGGCCTGGGTGTCAACGTGGGATAA
- the bicdl2 gene encoding BICD family-like cargo adapter 2 isoform X2, producing the protein MFTSRKNSLPSPSMEDSFFPLSSPSSVSLSLTVPSSTSSPGSIDSGGDIETDLILAAELGQALLEKNEELAASLELREREIEALQQEKHVLQRKLEMNELASRQKEAELTADVAALNTELERHHSQGNSRRRDESEQLTQLANHNQRLVEQLAEAVTLEHTLRTELRSLREEMEESSFSRNIGFTQLENIQGENKVLLERLTYIEAQLKASQEDSDRLRIERDGLRERLSALQIKLREKEAEAKEALLAHSTVLQARDEEIQALKDELRSQKEELESLREETTLFRDSPEKPSYSSLESELAAVLQEKESLTQQLLNTIKHKVALSQELEAWQEDMRLVINQQVQQKEEERRREKEQEKEDTRLQRSKSLKVKGEGGKKFFSFFRDK; encoded by the exons ATGTTCaccagcaggaaaaacagcctTCCATCCCCCAGCATGGAAGACTccttcttccctctctcctcgCCCTCCTCAGTCTCTCTGTCCTTAACTGTTCCTTCATCCACATCCTCTCCTGGCAGCATTGACAGTGGAGGAGATATAGAGACCGATCTGATACTGGCTGCAGAGCTGGGTCAGGCTCTACTGGAGAAAAATGAGGAACTTGCAGCCTCTTTAGAGTTGAGGGAGAGGGAGATTGAG GCTCTACAGCAGGAGAAACATGTTCTTCAGAGGAAGCTGGAGATGAATGAACTGGCGTCCAGGCAAAAAGAGGCAGAGCTGACTGCAGATGTAGCTGCCTTGAACACTGAGCTTGAGCGACATCACAGCCAGGGAAACAGCCGGCGAAGAGATGAGAGTGAACAGCTGACTCAATTAGCCAATCATAACCAACGATTGGTGGAGCAGCTAGCAGAG GCTGTAACACTGGAACACACCTTGAGGACTGAGCTTCGTTCACTCagagaagaaatggaagagTCATCTTTTAGTCGTAATATCGGCTTCACACAGCTAGAAAATATACAAGGAGAG AATAAAGTTTTGCTGGAGCGGCTGACGTATATAGAGGCACAACTAAAAGCATCACAAGAGGACAGCGACAGACTCCGCATAGAGAGAGATGGTCTACGAGAACGACTGTCAGCGCTCCAGATCAAACTGAGAGAGAAGGAAGCAGAG GCTAAAGAGGCTCTTCTAGCTCACTCCACGGTCCTGCAAGCGAGAGATGAAGAGATACAAGCACTCAAAGACGAG CTGAGGTCTCAAAAGGAAGAACTGGAGTCTTTAAGGGAGGAAACCACACTATTTAGAGACAGTCCTGAAAAACCAAGCTACAG TTCCCTAGAAAGCGAACTGGCCGCAGTGCTTCAGGAGAAAGAATCGTTAACGCAGCAGCTTCTCAACACCATCAAACACAAAGTAGCCCTGTCTCAAGAGCTGGAGGCCTGGCAG GAGGACATGCGGTTGGTGATCAATCAACAGGTGCagcaaaaggaggaggagagacggagggaaaaagagcaagagaaggAGGACACAAGATTGCAAAGAAGCAAGTCCCTGAAAGtgaaaggagaaggaggaaaaaaattcttctctttttttaggGACAAATaa
- the mia gene encoding melanoma-derived growth regulatory protein, producing the protein MPCKLWLALSVLLLLPASEAGRQMPKLADKKLCADSECSHPIMIAWALQDYYPGDCRFIPIRQGQLVYVYAMLKDRGNLFWAGSVQDSYYGQQEARIGHFPSSVVVEAHPLMPANTEVVTTKWDFYCY; encoded by the exons ATGCCTTGCAAACTCTGGCTTGCTCTTTCTGTGTTGCTTTTGCTGCCAGCCTCTGAAGCTGGAAGGCAGATGCCAAAACTTGCTGACAAGAAACTCTGCGCTGACTCTGAATGCAGCC ATCCTATCATGATCGCGTGGGCTCTGCAGGACTACTACCCTGGAGACTGCAGGTTCATTCCCATCAGACAGGGGCAGCTTGTCTATGTTTATGCAATGTTAAAAGACAGAGGGAATCTCTTCTGGGCTGGCAGT GTGCAAGACTCTTATTATGGACAACAGGAGGCACGAATTGGACACTTCCCCAGCAGTGTAGTGGTTGAGGCTCATCCTCTCATGCCAGCCAATACTGAAGTAGTAACTACT AAATGGGATTTTTACTGTTACTGA
- the bicdl2 gene encoding BICD family-like cargo adapter 2 isoform X1: MFTSRKNSLPSPSMEDSFFPLSSPSSVSLSLTVPSSTSSPGSIDSGGDIETDLILAAELGQALLEKNEELAASLELREREIEALQQEKHVLQRKLEMNELASRQKEAELTADVAALNTELERHHSQGNSRRRDESEQLTQLANHNQRLVEQLAEAVTLEHTLRTELRSLREEMEESSFSRNIGFTQLENIQGENKVLLERLTYIEAQLKASQEDSDRLRIERDGLRERLSALQIKLREKEAELEQEQGVVFELRTMNRSLQQKVMNLGEESILDSTHTQPLSLLSEIQQSQAKEALLAHSTVLQARDEEIQALKDELRSQKEELESLREETTLFRDSPEKPSYSSLESELAAVLQEKESLTQQLLNTIKHKVALSQELEAWQEDMRLVINQQVQQKEEERRREKEQEKEDTRLQRSKSLKVKGEGGKKFFSFFRDK; encoded by the exons ATGTTCaccagcaggaaaaacagcctTCCATCCCCCAGCATGGAAGACTccttcttccctctctcctcgCCCTCCTCAGTCTCTCTGTCCTTAACTGTTCCTTCATCCACATCCTCTCCTGGCAGCATTGACAGTGGAGGAGATATAGAGACCGATCTGATACTGGCTGCAGAGCTGGGTCAGGCTCTACTGGAGAAAAATGAGGAACTTGCAGCCTCTTTAGAGTTGAGGGAGAGGGAGATTGAG GCTCTACAGCAGGAGAAACATGTTCTTCAGAGGAAGCTGGAGATGAATGAACTGGCGTCCAGGCAAAAAGAGGCAGAGCTGACTGCAGATGTAGCTGCCTTGAACACTGAGCTTGAGCGACATCACAGCCAGGGAAACAGCCGGCGAAGAGATGAGAGTGAACAGCTGACTCAATTAGCCAATCATAACCAACGATTGGTGGAGCAGCTAGCAGAG GCTGTAACACTGGAACACACCTTGAGGACTGAGCTTCGTTCACTCagagaagaaatggaagagTCATCTTTTAGTCGTAATATCGGCTTCACACAGCTAGAAAATATACAAGGAGAG AATAAAGTTTTGCTGGAGCGGCTGACGTATATAGAGGCACAACTAAAAGCATCACAAGAGGACAGCGACAGACTCCGCATAGAGAGAGATGGTCTACGAGAACGACTGTCAGCGCTCCAGATCAAACTGAGAGAGAAGGAAGCAGAG ttaGAGCAGGAGCAGGGAGTGGTGTTTGAATTGCGAACCATGAATCGCTCTCTGCAGCAAAAAGTTATGAACCTGGGAGAAGAGAGCATCCTGGACAGTACTCACACACAACCTTTGTCTCTGCTTAGTGAAATTCAGCAATCACAG GCTAAAGAGGCTCTTCTAGCTCACTCCACGGTCCTGCAAGCGAGAGATGAAGAGATACAAGCACTCAAAGACGAG CTGAGGTCTCAAAAGGAAGAACTGGAGTCTTTAAGGGAGGAAACCACACTATTTAGAGACAGTCCTGAAAAACCAAGCTACAG TTCCCTAGAAAGCGAACTGGCCGCAGTGCTTCAGGAGAAAGAATCGTTAACGCAGCAGCTTCTCAACACCATCAAACACAAAGTAGCCCTGTCTCAAGAGCTGGAGGCCTGGCAG GAGGACATGCGGTTGGTGATCAATCAACAGGTGCagcaaaaggaggaggagagacggagggaaaaagagcaagagaaggAGGACACAAGATTGCAAAGAAGCAAGTCCCTGAAAGtgaaaggagaaggaggaaaaaaattcttctctttttttaggGACAAATaa
- the fdxacb1 gene encoding ferredoxin-fold anticodon-binding domain-containing protein 1 isoform X2 has translation MSQLYFETESSVTATCLQRQDEALRHEGAADNIQIIKDSGGTVLFEVDCTKLGECASLQGRVFDRVVFNFPHCGRKSGVKKNRELLKNFFFSCVQVLAEDGEVHVSLCNGQGGTPADQPKREWHNSWQVAAMAAEAHLILSDVHPFDGEKYQSYKCTGYRSQDKGFHVEKALIHVFTRSLLYTSAQVVKVEEVVEEGNVQYTIPAELSDYIFRGFLCSGSVHPVRLVQDFLLKGLEEKWSVSMTTETVPLLLSAKQLQMSCCDVDSTDCYRIHLLQKDHNCDAQSSTDKQKCQLTFLDSQVGADSQNIMSGPCVISDKTCRVRSKAAESLRSAHSLDIDPEEENALYMLRPSLLPQMEELLTKKEELTNSAGKHGENDEDNRSGEVKVNKKEGGCGDSNGVTSLLFGISGLVFRNVPIKLWAQPAFHELLLRGVLPSQCEPITLLGQRLETLLKPYGVGLVTEQRGLRMTAQPVGLVGKVFASNAGDNAGHVSVTVSVNLDLLAVLLFSIPDWRLLWSHDPRFLKQFSLCPSPGTHFHPFSLFPEHFNFDISFWTGPMWEEKKFHAVVREASHGTVEQVKLIDMFSHPDLSQTSYCYRLVYHSHSHALSHTQALQFHKHLESLLSSRLQVTIR, from the exons ATGAGCCAGTTGTACTTTGAGACTGAGAGCAGTGTGACGGCCACCTGTCTGCAGCGCCAGGACGAGGCACTGCGGCATGAAGGTGCAGCCGATAACATTCAGATAATCAAGGACTCAG GTGGGACTGTGCTTTTCGAAGTGGACTGCACAAAGCTGGGGGAATGTGCGTCTCTGCAGGGCCGAGTGTTTGACCGTGTGGTGTTCAACTTTCCTCACTGCGGGAGAAAGAGTGGAGTTAAAAAGAACAGAGAACTGCTGAAAAACTTCTTCTTCAG TTGCGTTCAGGTGTTGGCTGAAGACGGGGAGGTTCATGTTTCCTTATGCAATGGACAAGGTGGGACACCAGCGGACCAGCCGAAGCGAGAGTGGCACAACAGCTGGCAGGTGGCTGCCATGGCAGCAGAAGCACATCTAATCCTCAGTGACGTCCATCCCTTTGACGGTGAGAAATACCAGAGCTACAAGTGCACTGGATACAG GAGCCAGGATAAGGGCTTTCATGTGGAGAAGGCTTTGATCCATGTGTTTACTCGCAGCCTCCTATACACCTCTGCTCAGGTGGTTAAGGTGGAGGAGGTTGTTGAAGAGGGGAACGTCCAGTACACTATACCAGCTGAGCTCAGTGATTACATATTCAG GGGCTTTCTCTGCTCAGGTTCTGTCCACCCCGTCAGGTTGGTGCAAGATTTTCTTCTCAAAGGACTGGAGGAGAAGTGGTCGGTCTCCATGACGACAGAAACCGTTCCTCTGCTCCTGTCGGCCAAACAGCTGCAGATGAGCTGCTGTGATGTAGACAGTACAGACTGCTACCGGATCCACCTGCTTCAAAAGGACCATAACTGTGATGCTCAATCCTCTACCgacaaacaaaaatgtcagttaACATTTTTGGACAGTCAGGTGGGTGCAGACAGTCAGAACATTATGTCAGGTCCATGTGTTATCTCAGACAAAACATGCAGGGTGAGGAGCAAAGCAGCTGAGAGCTTAAGGTCTGCACACTCTCTTGATATTGATCCTGAGGAGGAAAATGCACTTTATATGCTGCGTCCATCTCTGCTTCCTCAAATGGAAGAGCTTCTAACTAAAAAAGAGGAGCTGACCAACAGTGCAGGGAAACATGGGGAGAATGATGAAGATAACAGAAGTGGTGAAGTTAAAGTAAATAAGAAGGAGGGAGGCTGTGGGGACAGTAATGGTGTTACCAGCTTGTTATTTGGCATTAGCGGCCTCGTGTTCAGGAATGTGCCCATCAAACTCTGGGCTCAGCCTGCCTTTCACGAGCTTCTCCTCAGGGGAGTTTTACCTTCACAATGTGAGCCAATCACATTGCTTGGgcaaagactggaaacattGCTCAAACCTTATGGAGTCGGCCTGGTTACAGAACAGAGAGGACTGCGTATGACGGCACAGCCGGTGGGTTTGGTTGGTAAGGTGTTTGCAAGCAATGCAGGTGACAACGCTGGCCATGTCAGTGTCACCGTGTCCGTAAATTTGGACCTTCTTGCCGTGCTCCTGTTCTCCATCCCCGACTGGCGGCTGCTGTGGTCACATGACCCACGCTTTTTAAAGCAGTTTTCACTTTGCCCATCACCAGGGACACATTTTCACCCATTTTCCCTGTTCCCAGAGCATTTCAACTTTGACATCAGCTTCTGGACAGGGCCAATGTGGGAGGAGAAGAAATTCCATGCAGTGGTCCGAGAGGCCAGTCATGGGACTGTGGAGCAAGTTAAACTAATTGATATGTTCTCACATCCTGACCTGAGCCAGACCAGTTACTGCTACAGACTCGTCtaccactcacactcacatgctctgtcacacacacaagcactcCAGTTTCACAAACATCTTGAGTCATTACTTTCCTCTCGGTTGCAAGTCACCATCAGGTAG
- the fdxacb1 gene encoding ferredoxin-fold anticodon-binding domain-containing protein 1 isoform X1: MCFHTVKLDMSPSRSILLVGEGNFSFSAAMSQLYFETESSVTATCLQRQDEALRHEGAADNIQIIKDSGGTVLFEVDCTKLGECASLQGRVFDRVVFNFPHCGRKSGVKKNRELLKNFFFSCVQVLAEDGEVHVSLCNGQGGTPADQPKREWHNSWQVAAMAAEAHLILSDVHPFDGEKYQSYKCTGYRSQDKGFHVEKALIHVFTRSLLYTSAQVVKVEEVVEEGNVQYTIPAELSDYIFRGFLCSGSVHPVRLVQDFLLKGLEEKWSVSMTTETVPLLLSAKQLQMSCCDVDSTDCYRIHLLQKDHNCDAQSSTDKQKCQLTFLDSQVGADSQNIMSGPCVISDKTCRVRSKAAESLRSAHSLDIDPEEENALYMLRPSLLPQMEELLTKKEELTNSAGKHGENDEDNRSGEVKVNKKEGGCGDSNGVTSLLFGISGLVFRNVPIKLWAQPAFHELLLRGVLPSQCEPITLLGQRLETLLKPYGVGLVTEQRGLRMTAQPVGLVGKVFASNAGDNAGHVSVTVSVNLDLLAVLLFSIPDWRLLWSHDPRFLKQFSLCPSPGTHFHPFSLFPEHFNFDISFWTGPMWEEKKFHAVVREASHGTVEQVKLIDMFSHPDLSQTSYCYRLVYHSHSHALSHTQALQFHKHLESLLSSRLQVTIR, from the exons atgtgtttcCACACTGTTAAACTGGACATGTCTCCTTCACGGTCCATACTGCTAGTGGGAGAAGGGAACTTCTCGTTTTCTGCCGCTATGAGCCAGTTGTACTTTGAGACTGAGAGCAGTGTGACGGCCACCTGTCTGCAGCGCCAGGACGAGGCACTGCGGCATGAAGGTGCAGCCGATAACATTCAGATAATCAAGGACTCAG GTGGGACTGTGCTTTTCGAAGTGGACTGCACAAAGCTGGGGGAATGTGCGTCTCTGCAGGGCCGAGTGTTTGACCGTGTGGTGTTCAACTTTCCTCACTGCGGGAGAAAGAGTGGAGTTAAAAAGAACAGAGAACTGCTGAAAAACTTCTTCTTCAG TTGCGTTCAGGTGTTGGCTGAAGACGGGGAGGTTCATGTTTCCTTATGCAATGGACAAGGTGGGACACCAGCGGACCAGCCGAAGCGAGAGTGGCACAACAGCTGGCAGGTGGCTGCCATGGCAGCAGAAGCACATCTAATCCTCAGTGACGTCCATCCCTTTGACGGTGAGAAATACCAGAGCTACAAGTGCACTGGATACAG GAGCCAGGATAAGGGCTTTCATGTGGAGAAGGCTTTGATCCATGTGTTTACTCGCAGCCTCCTATACACCTCTGCTCAGGTGGTTAAGGTGGAGGAGGTTGTTGAAGAGGGGAACGTCCAGTACACTATACCAGCTGAGCTCAGTGATTACATATTCAG GGGCTTTCTCTGCTCAGGTTCTGTCCACCCCGTCAGGTTGGTGCAAGATTTTCTTCTCAAAGGACTGGAGGAGAAGTGGTCGGTCTCCATGACGACAGAAACCGTTCCTCTGCTCCTGTCGGCCAAACAGCTGCAGATGAGCTGCTGTGATGTAGACAGTACAGACTGCTACCGGATCCACCTGCTTCAAAAGGACCATAACTGTGATGCTCAATCCTCTACCgacaaacaaaaatgtcagttaACATTTTTGGACAGTCAGGTGGGTGCAGACAGTCAGAACATTATGTCAGGTCCATGTGTTATCTCAGACAAAACATGCAGGGTGAGGAGCAAAGCAGCTGAGAGCTTAAGGTCTGCACACTCTCTTGATATTGATCCTGAGGAGGAAAATGCACTTTATATGCTGCGTCCATCTCTGCTTCCTCAAATGGAAGAGCTTCTAACTAAAAAAGAGGAGCTGACCAACAGTGCAGGGAAACATGGGGAGAATGATGAAGATAACAGAAGTGGTGAAGTTAAAGTAAATAAGAAGGAGGGAGGCTGTGGGGACAGTAATGGTGTTACCAGCTTGTTATTTGGCATTAGCGGCCTCGTGTTCAGGAATGTGCCCATCAAACTCTGGGCTCAGCCTGCCTTTCACGAGCTTCTCCTCAGGGGAGTTTTACCTTCACAATGTGAGCCAATCACATTGCTTGGgcaaagactggaaacattGCTCAAACCTTATGGAGTCGGCCTGGTTACAGAACAGAGAGGACTGCGTATGACGGCACAGCCGGTGGGTTTGGTTGGTAAGGTGTTTGCAAGCAATGCAGGTGACAACGCTGGCCATGTCAGTGTCACCGTGTCCGTAAATTTGGACCTTCTTGCCGTGCTCCTGTTCTCCATCCCCGACTGGCGGCTGCTGTGGTCACATGACCCACGCTTTTTAAAGCAGTTTTCACTTTGCCCATCACCAGGGACACATTTTCACCCATTTTCCCTGTTCCCAGAGCATTTCAACTTTGACATCAGCTTCTGGACAGGGCCAATGTGGGAGGAGAAGAAATTCCATGCAGTGGTCCGAGAGGCCAGTCATGGGACTGTGGAGCAAGTTAAACTAATTGATATGTTCTCACATCCTGACCTGAGCCAGACCAGTTACTGCTACAGACTCGTCtaccactcacactcacatgctctgtcacacacacaagcactcCAGTTTCACAAACATCTTGAGTCATTACTTTCCTCTCGGTTGCAAGTCACCATCAGGTAG